In Pseudoalteromonas carrageenovora IAM 12662, the following proteins share a genomic window:
- a CDS encoding 2,3,4,5-tetrahydropyridine-2,6-dicarboxylate N-succinyltransferase, with translation MSWLELLNNLESGAVRAASQNESGQWEANVEVKQGILEAFKNGTNTEFAGGFVDKHNLAPQEFSTEDGVRMVPGGTSVRRGAYVAKGTIIMPPAYVNIGAYIDEGTMVDSHALVGSCAQVGKNVHLSAAVQLGGVLEPIGASPVVVEDDAFIGAGCVIVEGVVVKKGAVLAPGVRLSATIPVYDCVNERQLDKGEPIPEYAIVIPGSRPASNEWAREQGLSMSCALIVKYRDEQSDASLLLEEVLR, from the coding sequence ATGAGCTGGTTAGAACTACTAAATAATTTAGAATCGGGCGCAGTACGCGCAGCATCACAAAACGAAAGCGGCCAATGGGAAGCTAACGTAGAAGTAAAACAAGGCATTTTAGAAGCCTTTAAAAATGGCACTAACACAGAGTTTGCAGGCGGTTTTGTAGATAAACACAACCTTGCACCACAAGAATTTAGCACTGAAGATGGCGTGCGTATGGTACCAGGTGGCACCAGTGTTCGCCGCGGTGCCTACGTAGCTAAAGGCACTATTATTATGCCACCAGCGTACGTAAATATTGGCGCATACATCGACGAAGGTACTATGGTTGATAGCCACGCATTAGTGGGTTCGTGTGCACAAGTTGGTAAAAATGTACATTTAAGCGCAGCTGTTCAACTTGGTGGTGTACTTGAGCCAATTGGTGCAAGCCCAGTCGTGGTTGAAGACGATGCGTTTATTGGCGCAGGTTGTGTCATTGTTGAAGGCGTAGTGGTTAAAAAAGGCGCTGTACTTGCACCAGGCGTGCGTTTATCTGCAACTATTCCGGTTTACGACTGTGTTAACGAGCGCCAGCTAGATAAAGGCGAACCAATCCCAGAGTACGCTATTGTAATACCAGGCTCTCGCCCAGCGTCTAACGAATGGGCTCGTGAGCAAGGCTTAAGCATGTCGTGTGCACTCATTGTTAAATACCGCGACGAGCAAAGCGATGCATCGTTATTGCTAGAAGAGGTTTTACGATAA
- a CDS encoding PLP-dependent decarboxylase: MSFLSTPIKAAVNTLTQQLDTPFFVYDLDKLNAHLTRLVAQTDVKLWYAIKANPLSKVIQCLDSAGFNFDVASKGELEQVLAQGISSQRVLNTGPAKSPKQIKHFIGRGVRIFVAESLNQVRWLNQQAQLQNTQLQVLLRVQLRWPEGEKNPLGGDSLTPFGLGCDEWQALNTGDYPALNFDGLHIFQWGNMLSTQKLSELWSQMIAPLTTLANNLNINLKILDLGGGLGIPYTPNDATLEWDGLITALAKIKKDAGVDELWMELGRYAVGECGHYANPVVECKQNYGQQQVILTGGINHLLRPAVTSQDFPAALLRESTAPEQAMSLYGPLCTALDCLGEHTLPSDLNEQDWLVFSQCGAYGFTESMPYFLCHELAAEYVLQNGELTCVRQAEDASHYLR, encoded by the coding sequence ATGAGCTTTTTGAGCACGCCTATCAAGGCCGCCGTAAATACACTTACTCAGCAACTTGATACACCTTTTTTTGTTTACGACTTAGACAAACTAAACGCACACCTTACCCGTTTAGTTGCGCAAACCGATGTAAAGCTTTGGTATGCGATAAAAGCCAATCCGCTTTCTAAGGTTATTCAATGCCTAGACAGCGCCGGATTTAACTTTGACGTAGCAAGTAAAGGTGAGCTTGAACAAGTCCTTGCACAAGGTATTAGTTCACAGCGCGTGCTCAACACAGGGCCTGCAAAGAGCCCTAAACAAATTAAACACTTTATTGGGCGCGGCGTGCGTATTTTTGTTGCCGAAAGCCTCAATCAAGTACGTTGGTTAAACCAGCAAGCGCAGCTGCAAAATACGCAGCTGCAAGTATTACTGCGTGTGCAATTACGCTGGCCAGAAGGTGAAAAAAACCCATTAGGGGGTGACAGCCTTACACCGTTTGGGCTTGGTTGCGATGAATGGCAAGCGCTCAATACTGGCGATTACCCAGCACTTAATTTTGATGGCCTACATATTTTTCAGTGGGGCAACATGCTTAGCACGCAAAAGCTAAGTGAGCTGTGGTCGCAAATGATTGCACCGCTTACCACCTTGGCTAATAACTTAAATATAAACCTGAAAATTTTAGACTTAGGCGGCGGTTTAGGTATTCCTTACACACCAAATGATGCAACACTTGAGTGGGATGGATTAATCACCGCGCTGGCAAAAATTAAAAAAGATGCGGGTGTAGACGAGCTTTGGATGGAGCTTGGACGTTACGCTGTAGGCGAATGCGGTCATTACGCGAACCCAGTCGTTGAGTGCAAACAAAACTACGGGCAACAGCAAGTTATTTTAACCGGTGGTATTAACCACTTATTGCGCCCTGCTGTTACAAGCCAAGATTTTCCTGCGGCGTTACTACGCGAGTCAACAGCGCCAGAACAAGCAATGAGCTTATACGGCCCATTATGTACTGCCCTTGATTGCTTAGGCGAGCATACCCTACCAAGCGATTTAAACGAGCAAGACTGGCTGGTGTTTAGCCAATGTGGCGCCTATGGTTTTACCGAAAGCATGCCCTATTTTTTATGCCATGAACTAGCTGCAGAATACGTGTTACAAAATGGCGAGCTCACGTGTGTGCGCCAAGCAGAAGATGCCAGTCACTACTTAAGGTAA
- a CDS encoding succinylglutamate desuccinylase/aspartoacylase family protein yields the protein MSITTPISQENIIVGEVANGLPLTIPVYRLKGDGSGPSVYIQANMHGAEVQGNAVIFQLLEQLKQLNLKGDITLVPYANPIGCNQKSGEFTLGRFDPITGTNWNRMYHYNSDLVTQFAKDHSQYDDAALKNNFKQALIDEIDTKLNGPAYLLNTGKRIALNLQKLAHQADIVLDLHTGPISSKHLYCPTYATESASYFNIEHVLLIPSDFDGAMDEASFCPWWHLSDALGAQDRDFNVQVEAFTVELGSQEKIDLTEALNDANSILSYLNHKNVLVDARHKPSNITRYACHLDDYFAYYAPIGGMVEYVAPLGGHIKAGEPIAHVLRMERYLSEQPLQTLSLDCDAIAILHFASASVNQGTELYKFFTNVFEL from the coding sequence ATGAGCATAACAACACCCATTAGCCAAGAAAACATTATAGTAGGGGAAGTAGCAAACGGCTTGCCTCTAACTATTCCGGTGTATCGCTTAAAAGGCGATGGCAGCGGGCCAAGCGTGTATATTCAAGCCAATATGCATGGCGCCGAGGTACAAGGTAACGCGGTTATTTTTCAGCTGCTAGAGCAGTTAAAACAGCTCAATTTAAAAGGCGATATTACCTTAGTACCTTATGCTAACCCTATAGGTTGTAATCAAAAATCAGGGGAATTTACCCTTGGCCGATTCGACCCGATTACTGGCACTAACTGGAACCGTATGTATCACTACAATAGTGATTTAGTCACCCAGTTTGCCAAAGATCATAGCCAGTACGACGATGCAGCTTTAAAAAATAACTTTAAACAAGCCCTGATTGATGAAATAGATACCAAACTTAACGGCCCAGCTTATTTACTTAATACGGGTAAACGCATTGCGCTTAATTTGCAAAAGCTTGCGCACCAAGCTGACATAGTCCTTGATTTACACACAGGGCCTATTTCAAGTAAGCACCTATATTGCCCAACATATGCAACCGAGAGCGCCAGTTATTTTAATATTGAACATGTACTGCTGATCCCAAGCGACTTTGATGGCGCCATGGACGAAGCAAGCTTTTGCCCATGGTGGCACCTAAGTGATGCACTTGGCGCACAAGACAGGGACTTTAACGTACAGGTAGAAGCCTTTACGGTTGAGCTAGGTAGCCAAGAAAAAATAGACTTAACAGAAGCACTCAACGATGCAAATAGCATTTTAAGTTACTTAAATCATAAAAATGTATTGGTAGACGCACGACACAAACCGAGCAATATAACCCGCTACGCATGCCATTTAGATGACTACTTTGCTTACTACGCCCCTATTGGCGGCATGGTTGAATATGTAGCCCCACTAGGTGGGCATATTAAAGCAGGCGAGCCCATTGCACATGTTTTACGCATGGAGCGCTACTTGAGTGAGCAGCCACTACAAACGCTCAGCCTCGATTGTGATGCTATTGCAATTTTGCACTTTGCCTCGGCAAGTGTTAACCAAGGCACTGAACTTTATAAGTTTTTTACAAACGTATTTGAGCTATAG
- a CDS encoding phospholipase A has translation MSWRYWIALTALLSTPSFAQEEVKENEQDNDIELVKQCILNEVIGGDGKQTLDELRQKCSALEENKQLTALDKRKAREEVSKKNRNVITPHKRNYILPLSYVSHPNDRPYDGFDELTDEENGEPLDNLEAKYQLSIKVPLYDDFADDDQAIFFGFTLQSYWQIYNSEISSPFRETNYEPEIFWVNYLDEEHVLWGDEMAIALGISHQSNGRSQPNSRSWNRIYADFIWENRGFVFSFKPWYRIAEDKKEDPLEADGDDNPDIYKYMGYFEFSGAYRYQDHEFSFMTRNNLNSDNRGAIQLDWSFPMWGRLRGYAQYFNGYGESLIDYNADIERIGVGILLTDLL, from the coding sequence ATGAGCTGGCGTTATTGGATTGCACTCACGGCTTTACTTAGTACCCCCTCTTTTGCCCAAGAAGAGGTAAAAGAAAACGAACAAGACAACGATATAGAGCTTGTTAAGCAATGTATTTTAAACGAAGTAATTGGTGGCGACGGAAAGCAAACCTTAGACGAACTCCGTCAAAAGTGTTCAGCTCTTGAAGAAAACAAACAACTTACCGCACTTGATAAACGTAAAGCCCGCGAAGAAGTAAGCAAAAAAAATCGTAACGTAATTACACCGCATAAACGTAACTACATTTTGCCACTGTCGTATGTATCGCATCCAAACGATCGCCCGTATGATGGCTTTGACGAGCTAACAGATGAAGAAAATGGCGAACCACTTGATAACTTAGAAGCTAAATACCAGCTGTCTATTAAAGTGCCACTATACGATGATTTTGCTGATGACGACCAAGCTATATTCTTTGGTTTTACACTGCAGTCATATTGGCAGATTTATAACTCAGAGATTTCATCACCGTTTCGTGAAACCAACTACGAGCCAGAAATATTTTGGGTAAATTACCTAGATGAAGAGCATGTGCTTTGGGGCGACGAAATGGCAATTGCACTGGGTATTTCGCACCAGTCTAATGGCCGCAGCCAGCCAAACTCTCGTTCATGGAACCGTATTTACGCCGATTTCATTTGGGAAAACAGAGGTTTTGTTTTTAGCTTTAAGCCTTGGTACCGAATCGCTGAAGATAAAAAAGAAGATCCACTAGAAGCCGATGGCGATGACAACCCAGACATTTACAAATACATGGGTTACTTTGAATTTAGCGGCGCGTACCGTTACCAAGATCATGAGTTTAGCTTTATGACACGTAATAACTTAAATTCAGATAACCGTGGTGCGATTCAATTAGATTGGTCATTTCCTATGTGGGGCCGTTTACGTGGTTACGCACAATACTTTAACGGCTACGGCGAAAGCTTAATTGATTACAACGCCGATATTGAACGTATAGGTGTAGGTATATTATTAACTGATTTGTTATAA
- a CDS encoding bifunctional GNAT family N-acetyltransferase/hotdog fold thioesterase: MFQVSTPQSSEDWQAYYQLRWEVLRAPWGEPRGSEQDDMEQDSEHRFIKNKEGDVLGVARLHFNNHEQAQVRYMAVAEGNRNQHIGSRLLHELEKIAWTQNAGELVLFARERALEFYKRHGYELKEKAHLAYGDVQHFKMIKQKPSEPGWFRHPNWTQVLQNIWRESIPISDAMGIKVESYTDWQFTTSADLDANLNLHNTMFAGSIYSLATLTGWGATYLALKEAGLEGNIVLADASIKYLKPLNTDPKGCVELQTCKGKLSDLETDGKTSYVVPVTIYDGDNVVAEFEGVFAVKK; the protein is encoded by the coding sequence ATGTTTCAGGTAAGTACACCGCAAAGCAGCGAAGATTGGCAAGCGTATTATCAATTACGATGGGAAGTATTACGTGCGCCTTGGGGCGAGCCTCGAGGCTCTGAACAAGACGACATGGAGCAAGATTCTGAGCATCGTTTTATAAAAAATAAAGAAGGCGATGTATTGGGTGTTGCACGTTTGCACTTTAATAACCATGAACAAGCGCAAGTACGTTACATGGCTGTGGCTGAAGGTAACCGAAACCAGCATATTGGTAGCCGTTTATTGCATGAGCTTGAAAAAATAGCGTGGACGCAAAATGCAGGTGAACTGGTGCTATTTGCTCGCGAACGTGCACTTGAGTTTTATAAACGCCATGGTTACGAGCTAAAAGAAAAAGCTCACCTTGCGTATGGCGATGTGCAGCATTTTAAAATGATTAAGCAAAAACCTAGTGAGCCGGGTTGGTTCCGCCACCCAAATTGGACTCAAGTACTGCAAAATATTTGGCGCGAATCAATTCCTATTAGTGATGCAATGGGTATTAAAGTAGAAAGCTACACAGATTGGCAGTTTACAACTAGTGCAGATTTAGATGCTAACTTAAACTTACATAACACCATGTTTGCAGGTTCTATTTATAGTTTAGCAACGCTTACTGGTTGGGGGGCAACGTATTTAGCGCTTAAAGAAGCGGGGCTTGAAGGTAATATTGTACTGGCCGATGCGAGCATTAAGTACTTAAAACCACTTAATACGGACCCTAAAGGCTGTGTAGAATTACAAACATGTAAAGGTAAACTGAGCGACTTAGAAACCGATGGTAAAACAAGTTACGTAGTGCCAGTAACTATTTATGATGGTGACAACGTAGTTGCAGAGTTTGAAGGTGTATTTGCCGTTAAGAAATAA
- a CDS encoding spermidine synthase, with amino-acid sequence MLNVMSDFINPLTGVVSSHFINHSQDIGQLVYWHKYAGDHIQVRQAGQLRWLLINDTLQSVIELNNPQRLLFPHLTYLAKQWQTLAPPNRVLELGLGGGAIRNYLQHTYPQAQVTSVEKSADIIACYTDFFALKNQSDVQCDDAQNILKKAHNNDWIILDLFSQIDAPRFLFEHAFYQKIYNALNGGGTLFINFLSQHESQLIQLQQLLFNVFGVKVSPHKVAGFVNHIVIVTKSDN; translated from the coding sequence ATGCTAAATGTTATGAGCGATTTTATAAACCCTTTAACGGGTGTAGTTAGTAGCCACTTTATTAACCACAGCCAAGATATTGGGCAACTAGTTTACTGGCATAAATATGCAGGCGATCACATACAGGTTCGCCAAGCCGGACAGCTTCGCTGGCTGCTGATTAACGATACTTTGCAATCGGTGATAGAGCTTAACAATCCACAGCGCCTGCTATTTCCACATTTAACCTATTTGGCTAAGCAGTGGCAAACCTTAGCACCACCAAATCGTGTATTAGAGCTTGGCCTTGGCGGCGGCGCTATACGTAATTACTTACAACACACCTACCCGCAGGCACAAGTAACATCAGTTGAAAAAAGTGCTGATATAATTGCCTGTTATACAGATTTTTTTGCGCTTAAAAACCAAAGTGATGTGCAGTGTGATGACGCGCAAAATATACTAAAAAAAGCACATAACAATGACTGGATTATTCTTGATTTATTTAGCCAGATAGACGCGCCACGGTTTTTATTTGAACACGCTTTTTATCAAAAAATATATAACGCCCTCAATGGTGGTGGCACGCTATTTATTAACTTTTTATCGCAGCATGAGTCGCAGTTAATTCAGTTACAGCAATTACTATTTAATGTATTTGGGGTAAAAGTAAGCCCGCATAAAGTAGCGGGCTTTGTGAATCATATTGTTATTGTTACTAAGTCTGATAATTAA
- the dtd gene encoding D-aminoacyl-tRNA deacylase translates to MQGLIQRVKNAKVEVNDQIIGEISQGILLLLGVEKPDDEQAADKLLHKVSNYRIFTDENDKMNLSLKDIGGELLVVSQFTLAANTKKGMRPSFSSAATPSQANALYEYFVTQAKALDINVATGEFGADMQVSLCNDGPVTFNLSV, encoded by the coding sequence ATGCAAGGGTTAATACAGCGTGTAAAAAATGCCAAAGTAGAAGTTAATGACCAAATTATAGGTGAGATTAGCCAAGGTATTTTATTGTTATTAGGTGTAGAAAAACCAGATGATGAGCAAGCCGCCGATAAGTTACTGCATAAGGTAAGCAATTATCGTATTTTTACTGACGAAAACGACAAAATGAACTTAAGCCTAAAAGATATAGGTGGAGAGTTATTAGTGGTTTCGCAATTTACATTGGCAGCTAATACCAAAAAAGGCATGCGCCCAAGCTTTTCATCAGCAGCAACGCCAAGCCAGGCTAACGCGCTTTACGAGTACTTTGTAACTCAAGCTAAAGCACTCGATATTAACGTGGCAACCGGTGAGTTTGGCGCAGATATGCAAGTGAGCCTATGTAACGATGGGCCTGTCACCTTTAACTTATCGGTTTAA
- a CDS encoding virulence factor BrkB family protein, which produces MNDKLSHYKQQVKSFMRQQPSWWMQYINRCIDDQITVNAGYLAYVTLLSLIPLIAVGVAIFSAFPGFESTRMEIESFLFTNFVPTSSDVIKEHITSFAGNANQMTAVGIGFLAAIALLLIRNVDATLNRIWRIKKKRPMMISFAVYWMVLSLGPVLLGASIGVTSYIVSLVSFADQGIPGFSGFLLKLVPYGFSMIGFLMLYTLVPNTPVSIRAAVPGALFAAILFELTKKGFALYISHFPSYEVIYGAVATIPILFVWVYLSWVVVLLGAEFTACISPNDIEDTPEIELEEEPNLKGTH; this is translated from the coding sequence TGATAAGCTCTCCCATTACAAACAGCAAGTTAAGTCCTTTATGCGCCAGCAGCCTAGCTGGTGGATGCAATATATAAATCGATGTATAGACGATCAAATAACGGTTAATGCAGGCTACCTTGCTTACGTAACGTTGCTTTCATTAATACCCCTAATAGCAGTGGGTGTAGCTATATTCTCGGCGTTTCCGGGGTTTGAATCGACTCGTATGGAGATAGAGAGCTTTTTGTTTACTAACTTTGTACCTACCTCGTCCGATGTCATTAAAGAGCACATAACCTCCTTTGCAGGCAATGCTAATCAAATGACCGCAGTAGGTATTGGCTTTTTAGCAGCTATTGCATTGCTGCTTATCCGTAATGTTGATGCCACACTAAACCGGATTTGGCGAATTAAGAAAAAACGCCCAATGATGATCTCTTTTGCAGTGTATTGGATGGTATTAAGCCTAGGCCCCGTACTACTTGGCGCAAGTATTGGTGTTACATCATATATTGTATCTTTAGTCTCGTTTGCTGATCAGGGAATACCTGGGTTTAGCGGCTTTTTGTTAAAGCTGGTGCCTTATGGTTTTTCGATGATTGGTTTTTTAATGCTATACACCTTAGTACCTAATACGCCTGTTTCTATTAGGGCGGCTGTACCCGGCGCACTTTTTGCGGCTATACTATTTGAGTTAACTAAAAAAGGGTTTGCCCTTTATATTAGCCATTTCCCATCGTACGAAGTTATTTATGGTGCTGTTGCTACCATACCTATTTTATTTGTTTGGGTGTATTTGTCTTGGGTAGTGGTGTTGCTAGGCGCTGAATTTACAGCGTGTATTAGCCCAAATGATATCGAAGATACCCCAGAAATTGAACTTGAAGAAGAGCCAAACTTAAAGGGTACGCACTAA